The sequence below is a genomic window from Rhodococcus sp. 4CII.
CGGCAGGAAGTCCGTCAGAAAACGGGACTCCTCGGCGGCGGGAACCTCGATGGGCGTGCGGCGGCGCACCAGATCCTGCAACGGGGCGGGCACGGGGGAGACGAGCCGTGCGAGGTGGATGCGCTCGTCCGCGTCGACGTAGAACAGTCCGTGAGCCCGGAGGCCGAGGAAGCCGACGGTGGCCGCGTGGACGGGTTCGCCGTCGACGCGGACCACCGGTCGCACGACGAGCGCGTCGGTGGCGCCGTCGCGGGTGGCGTCGAGGCAGACCTCCGCCGAGCGAACCGGGCCGAGTGCGCCGAGGCGCTTGGAGGAGTGGAGAAGCTCGACCCCTACCCGGGCCGCCTCGTCGAGCAGCGACCACAACTGGCGGCTGGGAAAGACGCCGAGGTCGAGGTCGGTGTGGTTCTGACGGCGATAGTTCAGGCCCCCGCCGGCCAGCAGATGGATCTCGTGCAGCACGCGGATCTGCTCGGCCGGATGCTGGAAGTGGCTGCCCAGCTTGTTCCACGCCAGCCCGCCGACGATCCAGCCCTTCGAACCCGGCTGGACGGGTCGTACCAGGAGTTGAGGTGCCAAGTCTCCGGACGACGCTTGCACCCGGAACTGGATGGCCAGCGGCGAACGCCGTCCGGAGTCGCCGAACGGATCGGCCGGGGCGAGCAGGGAGCTGAGCGAGCGTTCCCAGGTGGGGGCGACCACCGCCTGGGCCTCGGACCTCGCCTGTCGCATCGCGGTGATCAGCAAGGCGGCGACGTGCTTGCAGTTCATCGCGACCGGACACGTGCAGACTCCGTACCGGTAGAGGATGCGGCCGGGGACGGATACGACGAACGCCGAGGCGATGTACGGCTTCGGCGCGGTGCCCGCCACCTCGCCCCACAACTCCTTCGCGTCCGGGTCCCACGCCATGTCCACGACCGCGTGCTCCCGGGCGTACTGCTCGCCGCGGGTGTAGGTGGTGGTGCCGAGGACCGACTTGATCGACGCCACGTCGATGTCACGGAATTCCCCAGGCAGCATGGCCACAGGATAGTCAGTCGATCCGACACGGTTCGCCGCCCGATCGGGGTGCCGCGAACTCCACCCCAGGGTTCCTTGTTCCGCACCGCGCCCGATCGGAGACTTCGGTGGGTCGGGGGAAAGCCCAGAGATCGGAGAGAACACCATGGCCGAGATGGTCGAAACCCGGCGGGGACACCGCCCACACGCGGTCGCCCGCAGCCTGATGACGGCGTACGGAGCGGTCGTGTACGCCGCGTTCCTGGTCGTGTTCCTGTACGCGATCGGCTGGGTCGAGGGTCTCGTCGTGCCCCACACGATCAACGACGGTCCCGACGCCCCCGTCGCCGCTGCCGTGGTCGTCGACGTGGTGCTGCTGACGATCTTCGCGATGCAGCATTCGGTGATGGCCCGGCCCTGGTTCAAGAAACGCTGGACCAGGATCGTCCCGGAGCCGATGGAGCGGTCCACCTACGTCTTGTTCGCGACGGCCGCGCTGGCGCTGCTGATGTGGCAATGGCGTCCGCTGCCCGACCAGATCTGGGACGTGGAGACGAACTGGGTCCGCGTCGCCCTGTATGCCGTCTCGCTCGGCGGATACGCCCTCGTGCTGGCCGCGACGTTCGCCATCGACCATTTCGACCTGTTCGGGCTCCGCCAGGTGCTGCGCAACCAGAGCGGGAAGTCGGCTCTGCCCAGCCACTTTCGGACACCGCTGCTGTACCGGGTGATCCGGCACCCGCTGTACGCCGGTTTCATCATCGCGTTCTGGGTGGCGCCGACGATGACGTGGGGCCGGTTGCTGTTCGCCGTCGGGACCACCGGCTTCATCCTGGTGGCGGTGCGCTTCGAGGAACATGACCTGGTCGACACGTTCGGCGACGACTACCGCACCTACCGCAGGCGGGTGCCGATGCTCGTCCCGAGGGTCGGCTCGCGGGCGCGGTAGCTCACAGACCGCCGGCGACGGCGATGGTCGTGGCGGTGACGTAGGACGCCTGGTGGGACAGCGCCCACAGCACCGCCTCGGCAATCTCCTCCGGTTGCGCGACCCGGCCGAGTGGCACCCTGCCTGCCACTCGTCCGGGTCGTCCCGGGTCGGCCGCGGCGTGGATGTCGGTGTCCGTCGTGCCGGGGGCGACGCCGACGACCCGGATGTTCGCGCTCGCCCACTCCCTGCCGAGTCCGGTCGTCACACTGTCGACGGCGGCCTTCGACGCGGCATACCCGACGTATTCGCCCGCTGCCCCGGTTCCCGCCGCGACCGAACTGAGGTTGACGACGACACCGGGGCGCCCCTCCCGGATCCAGTGCTCGGCCGCCGCGCGGGCGTAGTTCAGGGTGCCGAAGACGTTGACGTCGAACACTTCCCGCAGCGCCGCGTCCGAGGTGCTGAGGAATGTGCCGAGCGGGCCGGTGGTCCCCGCGTTGTTGACCACCGCGGTCAGCTGCCCGCGCTCGTCGGCCGCGCCCACCACCGCCGCGGCCAGGGCGGCATCGCGCACATCGGCCCGCACCGCGGTGGCCCGGACGCCGCACTGGTGCACGAGGTGTTGGGCGGCCTCCCCGTTCCGCTGGAAGGTGAACGTCACCTGATAGCCGCGATGGACGGCGAGGCGCACCACGGCGGCGCCGATGCCGCGCGATCCACCGGTGACGAGGATGTGTTCGGACACCATACGAGCGTATCCCGGATCAGCGGTTCGGCCGCCCGAACGTGATGCTCGGCGCCGTCACGGTGATCGACGCGATCCGGACCGCGAGGCCGGGAGGCGACGGCGGTTCGGCGTCGATGATCGTGGGGTGATGGTCGACCTCGTCGGGTGACGGCCGGGCCGGCGCGAACACGCTGCGGACCACCCCGATCGGCGTGCGGGCGATCGCGTCGGCCGACTGCTGGATCTGTTCGAGCGTCCGGACCACCGTGTCGACATTCTCCGACTGCCGGGTGGTGCTCACCGCCTCGACCACCGGCCGCATCGTCCGCAGCAGGAACACGACCTCCTCCATGAGTTCCTCGGTGAGCCGGAGGATGTGGAACGACGTCTTCGCCACCTCGATCGGCACGGTGACGGTGCACACGGCGATGCGGACGGGACGCTCGGCGGCGGCGGTTGCCCTCCGGTGCGCGTCCTCGACTATCGAGGCGACACGCGAGGGCACGAAGCGGGAAACGAATGTCACTGGTCGACCCCCTCGCGGCACGGCGACTTGTTTTGCCGGGGAGGCTACCGTCCCGGCGCGCGCCGCGCAGGACGAGCACTCACCCCGGCAGCAGGGCCCGCACGGCGTCGATGGTGTCGGCGTCGGCGGCGGTCTTGTCGGGGCGGTAACGCAGGACGCGCGCGAACCGCAGCGCGAGCCCGCCGGGGTAGCGGGAGCTCACCTGGACGCCGTCGAGTTCGATCTCCACGACCAGGTCAGGGTGCAGGTACACGGTGTAGTCGTCGCGGCTGCGTTCGTGGCGCGGGAATTCGTCCGTCTGCCATTGCAGCAGTGCGTCGGTGAGGCCCTTGAACGTCTTGCCCACCATGATCGGTGCCCCGCCGTCGGGGTCGCGCGCGCCGAGGTGCAGGTTGGACAGGAATCCGGTGCGCCGCCCGTACCCCCACTCGGCGCCGAGCACCACCAGGTCGAGGGTGTGCTCCGGTTTCACCTTCTGCCAGGCGCGGCCGCGTCGTCCCGCCGCGTACGGCGCGGTCAGCGACTTGACCATCACCCCCTCGTGCCCGGCGGCGAGGGCGTCGTCGAAATGGGTTGCGGCGCCCGCGCCGTCGGGGCGGATCAGTCCGGGGATGCGGTGTTGCGGGGCAACGCGTTCGAGGGCATCCAGTCGCTGTTCCAGCGGTGCGTCGAGGAGGTCGACGCCGTCGAGGTGCAGGCAGTCGAAGAAGTAGGGATGCAGCAGCAGATCGCGGGCGGACTCGGCGCCGAAGCGGCTCATCGTCTCCTGGAACGGTCGGGGGCGGCCACTGTCGGTGAGGGCCAGCGTCTCTCCGTCGAACACCGCCGACGTGCACGGCAGGTCGGCGACGAGGGCGACGAGTTCGGGCACGCTGCCGGTGATCTCGCGCAGGGTGCGGGTGAAGATGCGCACCTCGTCGCCGTTGCGGTGCACCTGGATCCGCGCCCCGTCGAGTTTGTATTCGACGCTGACGTCGCCGCCGAGTTCGGTCCACGCGTCGGCGAGCGATTCGGCGGGGGACGCCAGCATGGGCCGGACCGGACGGCCCACCTCCAGCCGGAACGCGGTGAGGGCGTCGACGCCGCCGTCGAACGCCGCGACCGCGGTCGCAGGGAGGCGACCCGACAGCATGAACGCCCGGCGCACCGGTTCGACGGGAAGGTCGGCGGCCGCGGCGATCGCGTCCGTCATCACCCCCTCGAGCGCGCCCTGGCGCAGGTCGCCGGTGAGCAGTCGCAGCAGGAAGTCCCGCTCGTCGGCGGTGGTGCGGGCGAACAGGTCCGCGAGCAGTTCGCGTCGGCGTGCGGCCGACCCGGACCCGGAGACCTCGGCGACAGCGGAGATGGTCCCGTCGACGTCGGACACGGTGACGGTCGGGACGTCGACGGGGGCGGCGGGAATGTCCGCGACTGTCCGCCAGCCGATTCCGATCCGGCCCTGCCGAAGCTCCCCGGACAGCCACGCCACCACCGGTTCCACCTCGGCCGGCTCCAATCGGGTGAGCACCTCACGCAGAGCCCCGACCTTCACCTTGCGCGACCGGGTGGCCCCCACGTCCCGGGACGTCGCGACGATCTGCGAGAACAGCACACCCCGACGGTAACCGGAACGTCCGGTGGGTGGTCAGAATCCGGCTGATCCGAATGCTGGGCCGGCCGGGCCGTCGTTTCTACGCCTTCTACGATGAGCACGTCGCCGGCCGCTGAAGACGGTCACGGGAGTCAGCTGCGCCGTCAGCACCTATGCCTCCGCGGTCGACCCGCAGCAGTCGACCATCGCGTCCTCGATCGAGATCGCGAAGATCGCGGAGGCGAACAAGTTCGACGCACTGTTCGCCGCCGACCTGCTGAGGCGCTCATTCCCGATGGCGCCGGAGGTACGACGCAGCGTCGTCCCGTGCAGTTCCAGGCCGGTCACTCCGCGGCCGGCGTGGAACTCGGGGCCAGATTCGCGGAGGCGGTCATGAGTTCGTTCCACGCCACCTACGGCGCGACCGAGGAGGAAGTGCGGCAGATGGTCCGGGAGCAGGAGGAGGCGACGGACCTCGACGCGGGCCGGATCCGGCTCGAGGACATGCTCGGCGGCGACATCGACCTGTCCGGACTGCCGCTCGACAAACCGATCCCGGCGGACGTCCTGCCCGACGTCCGGACGGTGAATCGCCGCCGCGGCCGGGTCGAGATCTTCAGCCGGCTCGCCGCGACCGCGCGGACGCTACGGGAGCTGATCATCGCGTCCAAGGACACCGGCCACTGGGCGGTCGCGGGAACACCGGAACAACTCGCCGGCGCCGTCCAGGAACGCTACGACGCGGGCGTCCTCGACGTCATCTCGCTCGGCGGGCTCGCCGAGGAACGAACCCGGGACTTCGTCGTCAGTGGGCTGCTGCCCGAACTGCGGCGCCGCGGGATCGTCGCCGCCGACTACGTCGGCGGCACGCTCCGGGACAATCTGGAATTGCCGCCGCTGCCGGCCCGCTAGTTATCCAGCGGCGTGCCGTCGACGACGATCCGCACGCGGTCCGGGTAGAACGACACGTGGTCGTCGATGCCCGACGCCTCCGCCGTGGTGAACGGGTAGAACCAGGCGGCGTCCTCGACCGGCGCGGAGCCGTCCGACCCGGTGAACGACAGATACGACGCCGTCCCCTTGTACGGGCAGGACGTCCGCGTGTCGGAGGCGGTGAAGAACTCGGACCGCACGTCGATGCGGGGAATGTAGTAGCGCACCGGCAGCGACGTCTCGAAGAGCAGTCGCGGGCGCACCGTGTCGGCGACCAGCGTGTCACCGACGAACACCTCGACGTGCCGGGACGACGGCAGCACGTCGACGCGGACATACGGGTCGCGGGCGTGGACGAACACCTGCTGATCCTCCTCGTACCAGGCGTCCATCTTGTGCCAGTAGAACGCGACGTACGGGCTGAGGTCGAGGGAGTCGTCCAGTTTCACGTCGTAACCCCACACGGACTGTGCGGCGCGACGGTTACCGACGACGAGATCCCAATACCGCGCCTTGCCCTTCCACGGGCACGTCGTGGTCGCGTCGACGGGCTCGAGGAGGTCGAACGCCACGTCGTCGCGGGGAATGTAATAGACGGGCAGGTGCCCCTTCTCGAACAGGTACACCGACCGGGTGGTGTCGGCGACCACCCGGCCGCCGAAGAACACCCGGATGCGTTTGTGGTTGGGTTCGATCGAGATGCGGCCGTTCTCCGCGAACTGCTGGGCAGCGGCGGCATGTGTGAGAGCTGTGGACATCACTCCATGGTGGCACCTTCGGCGCCCCGTGCGCCTTTTTGGTAGTCAGGGCAACCGGAACGGCGCACGGGTGCGGAGCGCGGCGACACCGGCGGTCGCGACCCACACCGTGAAGGGGTAGAGGGCCAGGCGCTCGGTGATGCCGAACGGTGTGCCCGGAAGCAGGATCGCCGCCATGCCGAGAACCCCGAGGAGTCCGCAGAGACCGGTCCACACCGCGAAGGCGCGCCACCGCGGGTAGAGCGCAATCGCGACGACGATCATGGCGGCGTTGCGCGCGACGAAGGTCGGGGTCGCGACGATCTGGTGCAGGTGCGCGTCCACATTGATCGGGATGAAACCCGTCAGGGCGGCGCTGACGGCGGCCACACCGAACAGAGCCAGGGCGGTGCGTCGGAGCCGTCCCGGTGGCAGGAATTCCCGCAGGCACACCGCCCCGACGAGGATGAGCACGCCCGTCAGCACGAACGCGCTGTTGATCACCGCGTGCAGCGGCGAGCAGAGCCGGACCGCGGCGGCCTGTGCCGCGGAACCGTCGCAACCCGTGACCCCCAGGTTGCTGACCGAATTGGTCCGCACCACGTACGGTCGCGGCCAGGCATTCGCGGTCACGGCCTCGGCGACGAAATACAGGGGGATCAGCACCCACGCTGCGGCGCCCACCCGCACAGTCGACAGTCGCTGCGCGGGCGAAGACGTTCTCACGACGCTCACCCCTCCGTACCGTACCGGCTCACCGAGTGGATTGTTGACAATCCTCGGGGGCGGCTCGACGATGTAGCCATGGCCCCGTTGACGCGAATCCCGGTAGCTGACTCCGACGAGACGGGACACCTCGACGCGTGGCTGCGCTGACACCTTCCGCCGTCGACCTGCGCGCCGAGCTCGGCGGGCAGGGCATCGACCTCGACACCGGATCGCGCCGACGCGCCGAATACTCCTTCGACGCCTCCAATTACCGGGTGCCGCCGCTGGCCGTGGCCTTCCCGCGCAGCGCCGGCGACGTGGTGGCGATCGTCCGGGCCTGCACCGACCGGGGCATTCCCATCACCAGCCGCGGCGGCGGCACGTCGCTCGCGGGCAACGCGATCGGCAGGGGCGTGGTACTCGACTTCTCCCGGCACATGAATCGGGTGCGGGCCGTCGACGCGTCCGCCCGCACGGCCGTCGTCGAACCCGGCATCGTCCTCACCGACCTGCAGAAGCAGGTGCAACTGGCGACGGACGGCGCGTTCACGTTCGCGCCCGACCCGTCCAGCAAGTCCCGCGCCACCGTCGGCGGCGCGATCGGCAACGATGCCTGCGGCAACCACTCCGTCCGCTACGGCCGCACGTCCGATCACGTCGTCGCGCTCGACCTGGTGACGGCGGACGGGCACCGGCTGACCGCCACCCGCGACGGGCTGTGGGCCACCGATCCGGACGACGCGTCTGCGGTGAGCGAGGCCGAGCGGATCGCCGCCGGACTGGGCGCGCTGACCCAGGAGCACCTCGGCGACTTCCGGCTCGAACTCGGCCGGATCCCGCGTCAGGTATCGGGGTTCCACCTCGCGAACCTGCTGCCCGAGAACGGCTTCGACGTGGCCCGCGCCCTGGTGGGGAGCGAGGGGACGTGCGCGGTGATCGTCGCCGCGACCGTCGCGCTGGTTCCGGTGCCGCCTGCGGCGATGCTGCTGTGCCTGGGATACCGCGACCTGGTGGATGCGGCCCGGGACAACGCTCTGATCCTCGAATGCTCTCCCGCCGCGATCGAGGGCATCGACTCGGCGATCGTCGACACCATGCGTCACCTCCGCGGCGCCGACTCCGTTGTCGGGCTGCCCGACGGTGAGGCCTGGCTGTACGTCGACCTGGACGGTGACGACCTCGCCGAGGTGAAACGCCGCGGGGCCGAACTGGTCTCGAAGCTGCGGGCGGCCGGACGGCTCGTCGACTCGCGGGTGGTCGGCGACCCGGCGGAACGCGCGTCGCTGTGGCGGGTGCGCGAGGACGGCGCCGGACTGTCGGCCCGGCTCGTCGAGGGCGGCGAATCCTGGACGGGCTGGGAGGATTCCGCCGTCGCACCCGACCAGCTGGCCGACTACCTCGTCGACATCAAGGCGCTGCTCGCCGAATTCGGTCTCACCGGCGTCATGTACGGGCACTTCGGCGCCGGCTGCATGCACATCCGCATCAACTTCGACCAGCGCACCGATGACGGCCGGGACGTGATGTCGCGGTTCATCCACCGCGCCGCCGAACTGTGCGTGCGGTTCGGGGGATCGATGTCGGGGGAGCACGGCGACGGTCGCGCACGGTCGGCGCTGCTGCCGATCATGTACACGCCCACCATGATGGCGGCGTTCGCGGCGTTCAAACGGCTGTGGGACCCGGCGGCCGTCCTGAACCCGGGAAGCATCGTCGACCCCGAACCGTTGCTCGGCAGTCTCGCCCTCGACGGGGTGAACCCGCGGGCATGGCAGACCAGCTTCGATCTCACCCCCACCAGCGACGTCCCGGTCGCACCATTCGTCCACGCCGTTCAGGGCTGCATCGGTGTAGGCCGCTGCCGGGCCTCGACGGGCGGCGTGATGTGCCCCAGCTTCCGGGCGACCGGCGACGAGAAGGACTCCACGCGCGGCCGGGCCCGCGCCCTGCAGGAGATGGTCCGCAACTCGCCGACCGTCGCGGACGGCTGGCGGTCCGAGGACGTCAAGGAATCCCTCGACCTGTGCCTGTCCTGCAAGGCGTGCTCCAGCGACTGCCCGGTGGGCGTCGACATGGCCACCTACAAGTCCGAATTCCTCGACCATCACTACCGTGGCCGGCGGCGTCCGCTGTCGCACTACTCCCTCGGCTGGCTGCCGGTGTGGCTGAAGGTCGCCGAACGGTCCGCCCCGCTGGTGAACCGGCTCACCGCCGGCCGGCTCGCGAAGGTCGCGGCCAGGGTGGGCGGTCTCACCCCGCACCGGACGATGCCGGAGTTCGCGTCGCGCAAGCAGATTCGACGCGAGGTCGGGGAGACGTCGCAGAACGGCGCCGCGGACGTCGTGGTGCTCGCCGACACGTTCACCCGCGGATTCCGGCCCGAGGTGGTCGGCGCCGCGTCGCGAGTGCTCGCCGAGGCGGGCCTGAGCTCGCAGTGCCGCAGCGACGTCTGCTGCGGGCTCACCTGGATCTCCACCGGACAGCTGAAGCAGGCGAAGAAGACCCTCACGCGGGCAGCGGAGATTCTCGACGACGGCACCGACCGTCCCATCGTCGTCCTCGAACCCAGTTGCGCCGCCGCGTTCCGCAAGGACCTGCCCGAACTCGTCCATACCGTCGCCGCACGACGCGTCGCCGCCCGGATCCGGAGCTTCGCCGGCGCGATCCTCGAGCGCACCGAGGCCGGATGGACCCCGAGCGTGCCGCTGCCCGAAGACGTCACCGTGCAGACCCACTGCCACGAATACGCGGTGTTCGGTGCGGCCGGGCAGCGGAAGGCGCTGCAAGCGGTCGGGGTGCCGCGGGTGCGGGAGGCCACCGGATGCTGCGGCGTCGCAGGAAACTTCGGGTTCGAGGCCGACCACTACGAGCTCAGCATGCAGGTGGCGGAACAGGCACTCGCCCCCGCGCTGCGCGACAGTCCAGACGACGCAGTCGTGCTGACCGACGGATTCAGCTGCCACATGCAGGTGCGGCAACTCGACCCGGACCGATCGTCGCAACATCTCGCCCAGCTTCTCGACCCCGCACCACCCGCATCACCGTCGAAACCCGAACACGAGAGCGGAGACTGACATGTCGCAGTTGTCGATGACCCCCGAACAGCGCGAGAAGTTCCTCGCAGACGTGCACGTGGGGGTGATCGCCGTCGACCGCGACGGGCGGGCACCGCTCGCCGTGCCCATCTGGTACGGCTACGAACCCGGCGGCCAACCATACGTGTGGACCGGTCGTGGGTCGCTGAAGGAGCGGCTGATCCGCGCCGCCGGCCGCTTCAGCCTCGTCGCCCAGGACGAGAAGCCGCCGTACCGGTACGTGAGCGTCGAAGGTCCGGCGGAGTTCGACGAATCACCCACCGAGGACATCGTCCGCGGACTCGCCACCCGCTACCTGCCCGCCGACGAGGTCGACGGGTTCGTCGAGCAGGCGTACGACGACAACGCGATCGTCATCCGCATGCGGCCGGAGCACTGGCTGAGCGTCGATTACGGCAAAGGCGCGTAGCACCCGTGCGCCCTTTTGGTAGCTGGGACAACCAGAAAGGCGCACGGGCGATTTGGTTCACGGTGATTCAGACGATGGCGAAGGGCCGTGATGTGCGGAAGCGTGAAGGGGCCGTAGTTCCGCCTCGACAGGAGCGCCCTTCATGACCGAACTTCTCGACCTGAGCACCGACGTCCTCGTCATCGGTGGCGGCCCCGCAGGAACGTGGGCGGCGCTGCGCGCACGGCAAGCCGGGGCGGACGTCGTCCTCGTCGACAAGGGGTACTGCGGAACCAGCGGCGCCACCGCGCCTTCGGGCACCGGCGTCTGGTACGTCGACCCCGACCCGTCGGCGCGGGCGGAGGCCAAGGCCAGCCGCGAAACGCTCGGCGGGCATCTCGCCGACCATCACTGGATGGACCGCGTCCTCGACCAGACGTACGCGAACATGAACCTCCTCGCCGAGGAGGGCCGGTACCCGTTCCCCGTCGACCCCGACACCGGCAGGCAGATCCGCACCGGACTCCAAGGGCCCGAATACATGCGACGGATGCGGGCGTGGGTCAAGAAGGCGGGCGTTCGGATCCTCGACCACTCGCCGGCCCTCGAACTGCTCGTCGACATCGACGGCCAGGTGCGCGGCGCTGCCGGCTACCGACGCCAGGCCGACCGCGACTACCGGATCACGGCGGGCGCCGTCGTGATCGCGAGCGGTGGCTGCGCGTTCCTGTCCCGCGCTCTGGGCACGAACGTCGACACCGGCGACGGCGCGCTGATGGCCGCCGAGGTGGGTGCCACATTCTCCGGCATGGAGTTCTCCAACGCGTACGCGATCGTCCCCGCCAACTCCACCATCACGAAGACCGCCTACTACGGTTATGCCACGTTCTTCCACGCCGACGGGAGCGTTCTCGAGGGCGCCGGCTCCACCAAGGGGCGGTCGGTGATCGCGAAAACGCTGCTGTCCGAGCCGGTGTTCGCGCAACTCGACCGCGCCGACGACGAGGTGCAGCGCCAGATGCGGCTCGGCCAGCCCAACTTCTTCCTGCAGTTCGACCGTCGCGGCATCAACCCGTTCACCGACCGCTTCGAGGTCGGCGTGCTCGCCGAGGGCACGGTACGCGGAACCGGCGGTATCGCTCTGATCGACGACACGTGTGCCACGTCCGTGCCGGGACTGTTCGCGGCTGGCGACGCCGCCACCCGCGAACGCATCTGCGGCGGGTTCACCGGCGGCGGCAGCCACAACTCGGCGTGGGCGATGTCGTCCGGCAGCTGGGCGGGCACCGGGGCCGCGCGCTTCGCCCGAACCGAACGTCGCGTCCGGGCAGGCGAGCTCCGCCCCGCCGGCCGGGCCGGTCTGCGGCCAACCCAGCGGTCGGGGTTGGAGGCGTCCACCGTCGTCGCGGCCGCGCAGGCGGAACTGATTCCGTACGAGAAGAACTACCTGCGGGACGGGGTCCGGGTGCAGGGGGCGCTCGACGAACTGGAGTCGCTGTGGACGGCGTTGTCGCTGGGCCTCGGCGGCGACTCCGGGGACGAACGCGTCCGGGCCCGTCAGGCCGCCGCGATCACCGCGGTGGGCCGGTGGATGTACCACTCGACGCTGGCACGGACGGAAACC
It includes:
- a CDS encoding DUF427 domain-containing protein — encoded protein: MSTALTHAAAAQQFAENGRISIEPNHKRIRVFFGGRVVADTTRSVYLFEKGHLPVYYIPRDDVAFDLLEPVDATTTCPWKGKARYWDLVVGNRRAAQSVWGYDVKLDDSLDLSPYVAFYWHKMDAWYEEDQQVFVHARDPYVRVDVLPSSRHVEVFVGDTLVADTVRPRLLFETSLPVRYYIPRIDVRSEFFTASDTRTSCPYKGTASYLSFTGSDGSAPVEDAAWFYPFTTAEASGIDDHVSFYPDRVRIVVDGTPLDN
- a CDS encoding ATP-dependent DNA ligase, which translates into the protein MLFSQIVATSRDVGATRSRKVKVGALREVLTRLEPAEVEPVVAWLSGELRQGRIGIGWRTVADIPAAPVDVPTVTVSDVDGTISAVAEVSGSGSAARRRELLADLFARTTADERDFLLRLLTGDLRQGALEGVMTDAIAAAADLPVEPVRRAFMLSGRLPATAVAAFDGGVDALTAFRLEVGRPVRPMLASPAESLADAWTELGGDVSVEYKLDGARIQVHRNGDEVRIFTRTLREITGSVPELVALVADLPCTSAVFDGETLALTDSGRPRPFQETMSRFGAESARDLLLHPYFFDCLHLDGVDLLDAPLEQRLDALERVAPQHRIPGLIRPDGAGAATHFDDALAAGHEGVMVKSLTAPYAAGRRGRAWQKVKPEHTLDLVVLGAEWGYGRRTGFLSNLHLGARDPDGGAPIMVGKTFKGLTDALLQWQTDEFPRHERSRDDYTVYLHPDLVVEIELDGVQVSSRYPGGLALRFARVLRYRPDKTAADADTIDAVRALLPG
- a CDS encoding FAD-dependent oxidoreductase; amino-acid sequence: MTELLDLSTDVLVIGGGPAGTWAALRARQAGADVVLVDKGYCGTSGATAPSGTGVWYVDPDPSARAEAKASRETLGGHLADHHWMDRVLDQTYANMNLLAEEGRYPFPVDPDTGRQIRTGLQGPEYMRRMRAWVKKAGVRILDHSPALELLVDIDGQVRGAAGYRRQADRDYRITAGAVVIASGGCAFLSRALGTNVDTGDGALMAAEVGATFSGMEFSNAYAIVPANSTITKTAYYGYATFFHADGSVLEGAGSTKGRSVIAKTLLSEPVFAQLDRADDEVQRQMRLGQPNFFLQFDRRGINPFTDRFEVGVLAEGTVRGTGGIALIDDTCATSVPGLFAAGDAATRERICGGFTGGGSHNSAWAMSSGSWAGTGAARFARTERRVRAGELRPAGRAGLRPTQRSGLEASTVVAAAQAELIPYEKNYLRDGVRVQGALDELESLWTALSLGLGGDSGDERVRARQAAAITAVGRWMYHSTLARTETRGMSKRADYPDLDPAQHHHVLTGGLDDVWTTTAAARSGLLRVAS
- a CDS encoding FAD-binding and (Fe-S)-binding domain-containing protein produces the protein MAALTPSAVDLRAELGGQGIDLDTGSRRRAEYSFDASNYRVPPLAVAFPRSAGDVVAIVRACTDRGIPITSRGGGTSLAGNAIGRGVVLDFSRHMNRVRAVDASARTAVVEPGIVLTDLQKQVQLATDGAFTFAPDPSSKSRATVGGAIGNDACGNHSVRYGRTSDHVVALDLVTADGHRLTATRDGLWATDPDDASAVSEAERIAAGLGALTQEHLGDFRLELGRIPRQVSGFHLANLLPENGFDVARALVGSEGTCAVIVAATVALVPVPPAAMLLCLGYRDLVDAARDNALILECSPAAIEGIDSAIVDTMRHLRGADSVVGLPDGEAWLYVDLDGDDLAEVKRRGAELVSKLRAAGRLVDSRVVGDPAERASLWRVREDGAGLSARLVEGGESWTGWEDSAVAPDQLADYLVDIKALLAEFGLTGVMYGHFGAGCMHIRINFDQRTDDGRDVMSRFIHRAAELCVRFGGSMSGEHGDGRARSALLPIMYTPTMMAAFAAFKRLWDPAAVLNPGSIVDPEPLLGSLALDGVNPRAWQTSFDLTPTSDVPVAPFVHAVQGCIGVGRCRASTGGVMCPSFRATGDEKDSTRGRARALQEMVRNSPTVADGWRSEDVKESLDLCLSCKACSSDCPVGVDMATYKSEFLDHHYRGRRRPLSHYSLGWLPVWLKVAERSAPLVNRLTAGRLAKVAARVGGLTPHRTMPEFASRKQIRREVGETSQNGAADVVVLADTFTRGFRPEVVGAASRVLAEAGLSSQCRSDVCCGLTWISTGQLKQAKKTLTRAAEILDDGTDRPIVVLEPSCAAAFRKDLPELVHTVAARRVAARIRSFAGAILERTEAGWTPSVPLPEDVTVQTHCHEYAVFGAAGQRKALQAVGVPRVREATGCCGVAGNFGFEADHYELSMQVAEQALAPALRDSPDDAVVLTDGFSCHMQVRQLDPDRSSQHLAQLLDPAPPASPSKPEHESGD
- the mddA gene encoding methanethiol S-methyltransferase — protein: MAEMVETRRGHRPHAVARSLMTAYGAVVYAAFLVVFLYAIGWVEGLVVPHTINDGPDAPVAAAVVVDVVLLTIFAMQHSVMARPWFKKRWTRIVPEPMERSTYVLFATAALALLMWQWRPLPDQIWDVETNWVRVALYAVSLGGYALVLAATFAIDHFDLFGLRQVLRNQSGKSALPSHFRTPLLYRVIRHPLYAGFIIAFWVAPTMTWGRLLFAVGTTGFILVAVRFEEHDLVDTFGDDYRTYRRRVPMLVPRVGSRAR
- a CDS encoding SDR family NAD(P)-dependent oxidoreductase; amino-acid sequence: MVSEHILVTGGSRGIGAAVVRLAVHRGYQVTFTFQRNGEAAQHLVHQCGVRATAVRADVRDAALAAAVVGAADERGQLTAVVNNAGTTGPLGTFLSTSDAALREVFDVNVFGTLNYARAAAEHWIREGRPGVVVNLSSVAAGTGAAGEYVGYAASKAAVDSVTTGLGREWASANIRVVGVAPGTTDTDIHAAADPGRPGRVAGRVPLGRVAQPEEIAEAVLWALSHQASYVTATTIAVAGGL
- a CDS encoding pyridoxamine 5'-phosphate oxidase family protein, whose product is MSQLSMTPEQREKFLADVHVGVIAVDRDGRAPLAVPIWYGYEPGGQPYVWTGRGSLKERLIRAAGRFSLVAQDEKPPYRYVSVEGPAEFDESPTEDIVRGLATRYLPADEVDGFVEQAYDDNAIVIRMRPEHWLSVDYGKGA
- a CDS encoding DUF998 domain-containing protein, whose protein sequence is MRTSSPAQRLSTVRVGAAAWVLIPLYFVAEAVTANAWPRPYVVRTNSVSNLGVTGCDGSAAQAAAVRLCSPLHAVINSAFVLTGVLILVGAVCLREFLPPGRLRRTALALFGVAAVSAALTGFIPINVDAHLHQIVATPTFVARNAAMIVVAIALYPRWRAFAVWTGLCGLLGVLGMAAILLPGTPFGITERLALYPFTVWVATAGVAALRTRAPFRLP